In Chiroxiphia lanceolata isolate bChiLan1 chromosome 2, bChiLan1.pri, whole genome shotgun sequence, a single genomic region encodes these proteins:
- the SLCO2B1 gene encoding solute carrier organic anion transporter family member 2B1 isoform X2: protein MSLPHFITGPYEFDQSVASTFSNTTDLCQPRSWANLSDVNCTPRASRENHEVLLVMFIAQALLGIGGVPIQPFGISYIDDYANKRNSPLYLGILFSVTVIGPGVAFMLGSAMLQFYVDIDKVSGAEVQLTHEDPRWVGAWWLGFLVAASLVALSAVPYFFFPREMPKEVVNGKESDSKKKEDMLSQLRARPEHPQNLSLGEFIKRFPLVLLRNLRHPVYLLVVLAQVNISAMVAGLATFMGKFLERQFSLTASFANMIIGAVNIPGAMVGIVVGGAILKRFQMSLRQCSAMCVLGMLLCLLVAFPLLFLGCPTQKVAGVTYSDSSEFGHHELECNLQCNCPEKTYNPICGSNSIEYTSPCSAGCRAVNIQEDTNIVLNYTNCSCISENGSFATPGPAALAAPTSFLPFVGPVLPGRDPRQHIPHPSFMLILRSIQPEDKSFAVGIQFMLLRVLAWMPGPILYGSAIDTTCILWEKRCDRKAACRYYDNTLFRQRYLGLQFFFEVGAFLCFVAVYVILRKQEREASKAAETKADPEKEKLAGKSTKTPESKV from the exons GCACGTTCAGCAACACCACTGACCTGTGCCAGCCCAGGTCCTGGGCGAACCTCAGTGATGTCAACTGCACCCCCCGTGCCAGCAGGGAGAACCACGAGGTTCTCCTGGTCATGTTCATTGCCCAGGCCCTGCTGGGCATCGGTGGTGTCCCCATCCAGCCCTTTGGGATCTCCTACATCGACGACTACGCCAACAAGAGGAACTCCCCCCTCTATCTGG GAATCCTGTTCTCTGTGACTGTCATTGGGCCAGGGGTGGCCTTCATGCTGGGCTCTGCCATGCTGCAATTCTACGTGGACATCGACAAAGTCAGCGGAG CTGAAGTCCAGCTCACCCACGAGGACCCGCGGTGGGTGGGTGCCTGGTGGCTCGGGTTCCTGGTGGCAGCCAGCCTGGTAGCTCTGTCTGCAGTGCCATATTTCTTCTTCCCACGGGAGATGCCAAAAGAG GTGGTGAATGGGAAGGAGAGTGACAGCAAGAAGAAGGAGGACATGCTCAGCCAGCTGAGGGCGAGGCCTGAACACCCACAGAACCTCTCTCTGGGCGAGTTCATCAAAC GTTTTCCTCTGGTGCTGTTGAGGAACCTGCGTCACCCCGTTTacctgctggtggtgctggctCAGGTCAACATCTCTGCCATGGTTGCTGGTTTAGCAACGTTCATGGGCAAGTTCCTGGAGAGACAGTTCTCCCTCACAGCATCCTTTGCCAACATGATCATTG GTGCTGTGAACATCCCGGGGGCGATGGTGGGGATCGTGGTGGGCGGTGCCATCCTCAAGCGGTTCCAGATGTCCTTGAGGCAGTGCAGTGCCATGTGTGTCCTGGGCAtgctcctgtgcctgctggtggccttccccctcctcttccttggTTGCCCCACACAGAAGGTCGCGGGCGTCACCTACAGCGACAG ctctgaattTGGGCACCACGAGTTGGAGTGTAACCTGCAGTGCAACTGCCCTGAGAAGACCTATAACCCCATCTGTGGCTCCAACTCCATCGAGTACACCTCGCCTTGttctgctggctgcagggctgtcaACATCCAGGAGGACACCAACATAGTCCTG AACTACACCAACTGCAGCTGCATCTCCGAGAACGGGAGTTTCGCCACTCCCGGACCTGCGGCACTGGCTGCTCCCACCTCTTTCCTGCCTTTCGTGGGTCCTGTCCTGCCTGGCCGGGATCCTCGCCAGCACATCCCACACCCGTCCTTCATGCTCATCCTCAG gagcATCCAGCCTGAAGACAAATCCTTTGCTGTTGGGATACAGTTCATGCTGCTGAGAGTTTTAG CGTGGATGCCGGGGCCCATCCTGTATGGCAGCGCCATCGACACCACCTGCATCCTGTGGGAGAAGAGGTGTGACAGGAAGGCAGCCTGCAGATACTATGACAACACTCTCTTCAGGCAAAG GTACCTAGGtctccagtttttctttgaGGTGGGAGCCTTCCTGTGCTTCGTGGCTGTGTACGTGATCCTCaggaagcaggagagggaagccAGCAAGGCAGCAGAGACAAAGGCAGACCCAGAGAAGGAGAAGCTGGCAGGAAAGTCCACAAAGACCCCGGAATCCAAAGTGTGA